Proteins from one Malaya genurostris strain Urasoe2022 chromosome 2, Malgen_1.1, whole genome shotgun sequence genomic window:
- the LOC131428163 gene encoding tubulin gamma-1 chain produces the protein MPSEIITLQLGQCGNQIGFEFWKRLCLEHGISPSGVLQDFATDGIDRKDVFFYQADDDHYIPRAVLLDLEPRVIHTIMTSPYAKLYNPENVYLSKDGGGAGNNWASGFSQGEKLHEEVFDIIDREADGSDSLEGFVLCHSIAGGTGSGMGSYIMERLSDHFPKKLVQTYSVFPNQDEISDVVVQPYNSLLTLKRLTSCADCVVVLDNTALNRIAADRLHLENPSFTQINTLVSTIMSVSTTTLRYPSYMNNNLIELIAPLIPTSQLHFLMTGYTPLTTDTDTVSVQKTTVLDVMRRLLQPKNMMVSTGPDKTNHHRYISILNIIQGEVNPTQVHKSIQRIRERKLAQFINWGPASIQVALSRSSPYVQSTHRVSGLMLANHTSICSLFERALNQYDKLCKRGAFLDQFKREDKFKDDLSEFDESRDVVDALVQEYEAATQANYLNWHAKKATGE, from the exons ATGCCTAGTGAAATTATTACTTTACAATTAGGTCAATGTGGCAATCAAA ttggtttTGAATTTTGGAAGCGTCTTTGTTTGGAACATGGAATATCGCCCTCGGGTGTATTACAGGATTTTGCTACAGATGGTATTGATCGAAAGGATGTGTTTTTTTATCAGGCCGATGATGACCATTACATTCCCCGCGCTGTTCTCCTGGATCTAGAACCCCGAGTCATTCATACCATCATGACATCGCCGTATGCAAAG CTTTACAATCCAGAAAATGTATATCTTTCAAAAGATGGAGGAGGAGCCGGTAATAATTGGGCTTCCGGATTCAGCCAAGGAGAGAAGCTGCACGAAGAAGTTTTCGATATAATAGACCGAGAAGCCGATGGTAGTGATAGTTTGGAAGGATTCGTTTTGTGTCATTCTATTGCAGGAGGAACCGGATCTGGAATGGGATCATATATTATGGAACGTCTTTCGGATCActtcccaaagaaacttgtgCAGACATACAGTGTGTTTCCAAATCAAGACGAAATCAGTGATGTTGTAGTGCAACCATACAACAGTCTTTTGACACTGAAGAGACTCACGAGCTGTGCTGATTGCGTGGTAGTTTTGGACAATACGGCACTAAACAGAATTGCGGCTGATAGGTTACATTTGGAAAATCCTAGCTTTACTCAGATCAATACGCTTGTTTCAACAATTATGTCAGTTAGTACTACCACGCTTCGATATCCTTCGTATATGAATAACAATCTAATTGAACTGATTGCCCCACTGATCCCGACTTCTCAGTTGCATTTTCTTATGACCGGTTATACTCCTCTTACCACCGACACGGATACGGTCAGTGTTCAGAAAACCACCGTTTTAGATGTTATGCGTCGTTTGTTGCAGCCCAAAAACATGATGGTTTCCACCGGACCGGATAAGACAAACCACCACCGTTACATCTCTATTTTGAATATAATTCAGGGTGAAGTAAATCCTACCCAGGTACACAAATCTATCCAGCGAATTCGTGAACGAAAATTGGCCCAGTTCATAAATTGGGGTCCAGCTAGTATCCAAGTGGCTCTTTCACGTAGTAGTCCTTATGTGCAGAGCACCCATCGAGTATCCGGTCTAATGCTTGCTAATCACACCAGCATCTGTTCGTTGTTTGAGCGAGCACTGAATCAATACGATAAACTTTGCAAGCGAGGCGCTTTCTTAGATCAGTTTAAACGCGAGGATAAGTTCAAAGATGATCTGAGCGAATTCGATGAGAGCCGCGATGTAGTGGACGCACTGGTGCAGGAATATGAAGCTGCCACCCAGGCCAACTATCTCAACTGGCATGCGAAGAAAGCAACGGGAGAGTGA